A window of Mucilaginibacter paludis DSM 18603 contains these coding sequences:
- a CDS encoding sensor histidine kinase: MTIRNKLTFLFSGVIAVLLLAFAFVIYFSFSENRETEYYNSLRHTAIIKANLLLDAKVQPGVLQLIYKNSPNSFFQEEVAIYDTSFHLLYHDAVEIDKVKETRQMIDEIVAKKQIKFYQGQMQAVGILYHHNHKDYVITSAANDQSGYAKLRNLRYTLIISFFVAIVLIYMAGHVFASKALQPVSDLIDEVDIITATNLDLRVHEGNGKDEIAELAVTFNAMLNRLEQSFDAQKEFVSNISHELRTPITAMLTELQVTVEKERSNEFYKEAIHHAISDTQKLVRLSNSLLDLAKANYDHTEISFRDTRLDEVLLDARNDVMHDHPDYRISIIFEQEIEDDNFISISANAYLLKVAFMNLMENGCKFSDPKEASVAISYFQNKTLLRFQDQGIGISEEEISKIFNPFYRGGDKKLVAGNGIGLSLTKKIVELHQGNIAVSSRPGSGTTFTVEFLHL; encoded by the coding sequence ATGACTATCCGCAATAAATTAACCTTCCTGTTCAGCGGCGTTATTGCCGTGTTGTTGTTAGCATTTGCCTTCGTTATTTATTTCTCCTTTTCTGAAAACCGCGAGACAGAATATTATAATTCATTACGTCATACAGCCATTATTAAGGCCAATTTGTTACTGGATGCCAAGGTACAGCCAGGGGTGCTGCAATTGATCTACAAAAACTCGCCGAATTCTTTTTTTCAGGAGGAGGTAGCCATTTACGATACTTCTTTCCATTTACTTTACCATGACGCAGTTGAAATTGATAAAGTGAAAGAAACCCGGCAGATGATTGATGAGATCGTCGCAAAAAAACAGATCAAATTTTACCAGGGACAAATGCAGGCCGTTGGTATTCTGTATCACCATAACCATAAAGATTATGTGATTACATCCGCCGCCAACGACCAGAGTGGTTACGCCAAGCTCAGAAACCTGCGATATACGCTAATCATTTCTTTTTTTGTTGCCATCGTCCTCATCTACATGGCGGGGCATGTTTTTGCAAGTAAGGCTTTACAGCCCGTTTCAGACCTCATCGACGAAGTAGACATCATTACTGCTACCAATCTTGACTTACGTGTTCACGAGGGGAACGGTAAAGACGAGATTGCCGAACTGGCCGTTACCTTTAACGCCATGCTGAACCGGCTTGAACAATCATTTGATGCCCAAAAGGAATTTGTATCTAACATATCGCATGAATTGCGTACGCCCATTACGGCCATGCTCACCGAATTACAAGTTACTGTTGAGAAAGAAAGAAGCAACGAATTTTATAAGGAAGCTATTCACCATGCCATCAGCGATACCCAGAAGCTGGTCCGCTTATCAAACAGCCTGCTTGACCTTGCGAAAGCAAACTACGATCATACCGAAATATCATTTAGAGACACACGGTTGGACGAGGTATTATTAGATGCCCGCAATGATGTCATGCACGATCATCCGGATTACCGGATCAGCATCATTTTTGAACAGGAAATTGAGGATGACAATTTCATCTCCATTTCGGCTAATGCCTATTTACTGAAAGTAGCTTTTATGAACCTGATGGAAAACGGGTGTAAGTTTTCAGACCCGAAAGAGGCATCCGTAGCCATCAGCTATTTTCAAAATAAAACCCTTTTACGGTTCCAGGACCAGGGCATCGGGATATCGGAAGAAGAAATATCAAAGATATTCAATCCATTTTACCGCGGCGGCGACAAAAAGCTTGTTGCAGGCAACGGCATAGGTTTATCCCTCACCAAAAAAATTGTAGAACTGCACCAGGGGAATATAGCCGTATCCTCCCGCCCAGGCTCAGGCACCACATTCACGGTAGAATTTTTGCACCTCTAA
- a CDS encoding protein-disulfide reductase DsbD domain-containing protein, with the protein MKYIFVIATLLSFQKLSAQIETPVKWAYAAKKINDKEAVVFIKATIDGGWHIYSQNVKDGGPVKTSFTFPASKSYSLNGKTQEPVPVTHFEKSFGMDVSYFEKSVVFQQKIKLKSGKATVKGSLEYMTCNDHKCLPPSDLDFSIEVK; encoded by the coding sequence ATGAAGTACATCTTTGTTATAGCCACGCTTTTGTCTTTTCAAAAGCTATCCGCCCAAATCGAAACACCTGTAAAATGGGCATATGCAGCAAAAAAAATAAATGATAAAGAAGCGGTGGTTTTTATTAAAGCAACAATCGATGGCGGGTGGCATATTTATTCTCAAAACGTCAAGGATGGCGGGCCTGTTAAAACAAGTTTTACATTTCCGGCGTCAAAGTCATACAGCTTAAATGGCAAAACACAAGAGCCGGTGCCGGTTACCCATTTCGAAAAGTCATTTGGTATGGATGTGAGTTACTTTGAAAAATCGGTTGTTTTTCAGCAAAAGATCAAACTAAAATCGGGCAAAGCAACCGTTAAAGGCAGCCTGGAATATATGACCTGTAACGATCATAAATGTTTACCGCCATCTGATCTGGATTTTAGTATCGAAGTTAAATAA
- the mgtA gene encoding magnesium-translocating P-type ATPase, translating into MITQTADKIISKNPNKATFGFDDAAATKLRNISGANESAHIYAMLESGEGGLGRAVIEEKRRKFGLNEIQHEKAAAWYVQLFQAFVNPFIAVLLILASVSFVLDVMMAAPGEQDYKTVIVVSVMVILSSLLRFWQEFSSNRAADALKSMVKTTATVLRQKTGRTEVNIVDLVPGDVIYLSAGDMIPADCRILYSKDLFISQAMLTGESLPIEKREHGIPDADQRSPLDLENICFMGTNVVSGTATAIVVTTGNLTYFGTIGKAITGKRNETSFDRGVNKVSWLLIRFMLVMVPLVFLINGLTKGNWFEALLFAISVAVGLTPEMLPMIVTANLAKGALNMSKRKVIVKRLNAIQNIGAMDILCTDKTGTLTMDKIVLERHLNVFGDEDDEVMKWAYLNSFHQTGLKNLLDVAVLEHAEIHSCVNAEEHFKKIDEIPFDFQRRRMSVILEEKSGKHLLICKGAVEEMLEQCAFAFDPGEDKQLHIENDKIVPMDDAMRRIILSTSKKLNEEGLRVLLVAIKEYDERPLNYSVADEANMVLTGFIGFLDPPKPSAKSAIEGLQKLGVSIKVLTGDNDVVTKKICRDVGIPVNHVLLGSEMELLTDAELTGMLDETSIMAKLSPIQKARVIKLLQAQGHTVGFMGDGINDAAALRDADVGISVDTAVDIAKESADIILLEKDLMVLRKGVIYGRRTFGNIIKYIKMTASSNFGNMFSMLGASALLPFLPMLPIQLLVQNLLYDISQTSIPWDSMDEDFIEQPQKWDARGISKFMLFIGPISSIFDYATFALMWFVFKANSPAHQSLFQSGWFIEGLLSQTLIVHMIRTRKIPFVQSWAATPVVALTSLIMLLGIAIPFSPLAHILNLQALPLVYFPWLIGILVAYCLLTQLVKNWFINKFHQWL; encoded by the coding sequence ATGATAACACAAACAGCAGATAAAATCATCTCCAAAAATCCTAACAAAGCTACTTTCGGTTTTGATGATGCGGCAGCTACTAAACTCAGAAATATCTCCGGGGCTAATGAATCGGCTCATATTTATGCCATGCTTGAAAGCGGCGAAGGTGGCTTAGGCCGCGCCGTTATTGAAGAAAAACGAAGAAAGTTTGGCCTGAACGAGATACAGCACGAAAAGGCTGCGGCCTGGTATGTGCAGCTATTTCAGGCTTTTGTAAATCCGTTTATTGCGGTATTGCTCATTTTGGCGAGTGTATCTTTTGTGCTGGATGTGATGATGGCTGCTCCCGGCGAACAGGATTATAAAACCGTGATTGTGGTTAGCGTTATGGTTATTCTTAGCTCACTATTGCGGTTCTGGCAAGAGTTTAGCAGCAACCGTGCCGCTGATGCTTTGAAGAGCATGGTTAAAACCACCGCCACGGTTTTGCGCCAGAAAACCGGCCGTACCGAAGTTAACATTGTAGACCTGGTACCGGGAGATGTGATCTATCTAAGCGCGGGTGATATGATACCGGCCGATTGCAGAATATTGTATTCTAAAGATTTATTTATTAGCCAGGCCATGCTAACCGGCGAATCATTACCCATCGAAAAAAGAGAACACGGGATACCGGATGCCGACCAGCGTTCGCCCTTGGATTTAGAGAATATCTGTTTTATGGGTACAAACGTGGTAAGCGGAACCGCCACGGCCATAGTGGTTACCACAGGCAACCTTACCTATTTTGGAACCATAGGCAAAGCAATTACCGGGAAACGCAACGAAACCAGTTTTGACAGGGGCGTAAACAAAGTGAGCTGGCTTTTGATACGCTTTATGCTGGTAATGGTACCCCTGGTTTTTTTAATTAACGGATTAACTAAAGGGAACTGGTTTGAGGCGCTGCTTTTCGCTATTTCGGTTGCGGTGGGTTTAACGCCCGAAATGCTGCCCATGATTGTTACCGCCAACCTGGCCAAAGGCGCCTTAAACATGAGCAAGCGGAAAGTAATTGTTAAACGATTGAATGCTATACAAAATATCGGCGCGATGGATATCCTGTGTACCGATAAAACAGGTACGCTTACCATGGATAAGATTGTGCTTGAAAGGCACCTCAACGTGTTTGGCGATGAGGACGATGAAGTAATGAAATGGGCTTACCTCAACAGCTTTCACCAAACCGGTTTGAAAAATTTATTGGATGTTGCCGTTTTGGAACATGCCGAAATACACAGTTGTGTAAATGCGGAGGAACACTTTAAAAAGATTGACGAAATCCCTTTCGATTTTCAGCGACGCAGGATGAGCGTCATCCTGGAAGAAAAAAGTGGCAAGCACCTGCTGATTTGTAAAGGCGCTGTAGAGGAGATGCTGGAGCAATGCGCTTTTGCTTTTGACCCGGGAGAAGATAAGCAGCTACATATTGAGAATGATAAGATAGTACCCATGGATGATGCCATGCGCCGCATTATTTTAAGCACCTCAAAAAAATTAAATGAAGAAGGCTTACGTGTACTGCTGGTGGCCATTAAGGAGTACGATGAGCGCCCGCTGAATTATTCGGTTGCAGATGAAGCCAATATGGTGCTGACTGGATTCATCGGCTTTTTAGATCCGCCAAAACCATCAGCCAAGTCGGCAATCGAAGGATTACAGAAACTCGGCGTAAGTATTAAGGTACTAACCGGCGACAATGATGTGGTGACCAAGAAGATTTGCCGTGATGTGGGCATCCCGGTAAATCACGTACTGTTAGGTAGCGAAATGGAGCTGTTAACAGATGCCGAACTCACTGGCATGCTGGATGAAACCAGTATTATGGCCAAGTTAAGTCCGATTCAAAAAGCCAGGGTGATTAAATTGTTGCAAGCCCAAGGGCATACTGTTGGTTTTATGGGCGATGGCATTAACGATGCCGCAGCACTGCGCGATGCCGACGTGGGGATATCGGTAGATACCGCCGTTGATATTGCCAAAGAAAGTGCTGACATTATTTTGTTAGAAAAGGACCTGATGGTATTGCGTAAAGGCGTAATTTATGGCCGCCGTACGTTTGGCAACATCATCAAATACATTAAAATGACGGCCAGCAGCAATTTTGGCAACATGTTCAGCATGTTGGGTGCAAGCGCCTTGCTGCCTTTTTTACCTATGTTGCCTATCCAGCTGCTGGTACAAAATCTGCTTTACGATATATCGCAGACCTCTATTCCCTGGGATAGCATGGACGAGGACTTCATCGAGCAACCGCAAAAATGGGATGCCAGGGGAATCAGTAAATTTATGTTGTTTATCGGGCCCATCAGCTCCATTTTCGATTATGCCACGTTTGCGCTGATGTGGTTTGTTTTTAAAGCCAATTCGCCCGCTCACCAGAGCCTGTTTCAAAGCGGCTGGTTTATTGAAGGTCTATTGTCGCAAACGTTGATCGTCCACATGATCCGTACCCGCAAAATACCATTTGTACAAAGCTGGGCGGCGACACCCGTTGTAGCCTTAACGTCGTTGATCATGCTGTTAGGTATCGCTATACCTTTTTCGCCCCTTGCCCATATTTTAAACCTACAGGCACTTCCCCTGGTTTATTTCCCTTGGCTAATCGGAATACTGGTTGCTTACTGCCTGCTTACACAACTCGTTAAAAACTGGTTTATCAATAAATTCCACCAATGGCTTTAA
- a CDS encoding response regulator transcription factor codes for MKILIVEDEARIALLVKRGLEEQGHIVAVAYDGMAGKKLALQHDYDLLISDIILPLLSGIELCREIRMAKPELPVILLTALGTTDDKVEGFDAGADDYLVKPFDFRELLVRIRAVMNRKNGTGASISPVTKYADLEINNQTKSVTRSGKVIALTPKELKLLEYMVQHADRVLTRAEIAEKVWNTHFDTGTNFIDVYINYLRKKIDKDFSDKLIHTRPGLGFIFTIEK; via the coding sequence ATGAAAATACTGATTGTTGAAGATGAGGCACGCATTGCCTTACTTGTAAAACGAGGCCTTGAGGAGCAGGGGCACATAGTTGCTGTAGCTTATGATGGCATGGCCGGGAAAAAGCTGGCGTTACAGCACGATTATGACCTGTTGATTTCTGATATTATTTTACCGCTGTTAAGCGGTATTGAATTATGCAGGGAAATCCGGATGGCAAAGCCCGAATTGCCGGTTATCCTGCTTACCGCCTTAGGTACTACAGACGACAAGGTTGAGGGTTTTGACGCCGGCGCGGATGACTACCTTGTTAAACCATTTGATTTCAGGGAGTTATTGGTGAGGATCCGCGCGGTTATGAACCGCAAGAACGGAACAGGTGCTTCTATTAGCCCGGTTACCAAATATGCCGATCTGGAAATTAACAACCAAACCAAGTCCGTCACAAGGTCAGGTAAGGTTATCGCACTTACACCCAAAGAGTTGAAATTGCTGGAATATATGGTTCAACATGCCGACCGGGTGTTAACCCGGGCAGAAATTGCCGAGAAAGTATGGAATACGCATTTTGATACCGGCACCAACTTTATCGATGTTTACATTAATTATCTGCGGAAAAAAATTGATAAAGATTTCTCCGACAAATTAATCCATACCAGGCCTGGGCTTGGATTTATTTTCACGATAGAAAAATGA
- a CDS encoding DUF4266 domain-containing protein, with the protein MEFSARKSQKLEQSFQLYREGGSGGNGGKSGGG; encoded by the coding sequence ATGGAGTTTTCGGCCCGGAAATCTCAAAAATTGGAACAAAGCTTTCAGTTATATAGGGAGGGCGGTTCTGGTGGTAATGGCGGCAAAAGTGGTGGCGGCTGA
- a CDS encoding fatty acid desaturase family protein, translating into MKSLPKDITDPVYSKRVNYNKFDQFLLKFIRDERDLPFIYFILKIVFVLIPFAVLLFTPILSGWVWWLVASLYIALNVVFFIGKFALMFHCTTHRTLFKKEFNYLNYFLPYFIAPFFGHMADTYYSHHVGMHHAENNLEDDESTTMPYQRDSIQDFLLYYSQFMLTGIYKLAAYFRIRNRKKLMYSALQGQLYIVLFCIIMFSINWKAGLCVFIFPYFFYRFVAMFGNWAQHAFIDPADPGNSYKNSITCINSKYNWQCWNDGYHISHHLKQTMHWTEHPQYFQDTITNYSSNGAVVFCKIDFMMVSIYLLSKRYDLLAKHFVNIGDRFDSDTEIVAYLKVRVQRFKFSQ; encoded by the coding sequence ATGAAATCATTACCAAAAGATATTACCGATCCGGTATATTCAAAACGTGTTAACTATAACAAATTCGACCAGTTCTTATTAAAATTTATTCGTGATGAACGTGATCTGCCTTTTATCTATTTTATACTAAAGATCGTTTTTGTTTTAATTCCATTTGCAGTTTTATTATTTACGCCCATTTTATCAGGCTGGGTATGGTGGCTGGTCGCTTCACTGTACATAGCGCTCAATGTGGTGTTCTTTATCGGAAAGTTTGCTTTGATGTTTCATTGCACTACTCACCGAACCTTATTTAAAAAGGAATTTAATTATTTGAATTATTTCCTGCCGTACTTTATAGCTCCATTTTTTGGCCACATGGCGGATACCTACTATTCTCATCACGTGGGTATGCACCATGCTGAAAATAATTTGGAAGATGATGAAAGCACCACGATGCCTTATCAAAGGGATTCCATTCAGGATTTTTTACTTTATTACAGCCAGTTTATGCTAACCGGAATTTATAAATTGGCCGCATATTTTAGGATAAGAAACCGAAAAAAATTAATGTACAGTGCTCTGCAAGGGCAGCTATATATCGTCCTTTTTTGTATTATCATGTTTTCAATAAACTGGAAAGCAGGCTTATGCGTTTTTATTTTTCCTTATTTCTTTTATCGCTTTGTTGCCATGTTTGGCAATTGGGCACAACATGCATTTATTGACCCTGCTGATCCGGGAAATTCCTATAAAAACAGCATAACCTGCATTAACAGCAAATACAATTGGCAGTGCTGGAATGATGGTTACCATATTTCCCATCATCTAAAACAGACCATGCACTGGACAGAGCACCCTCAATATTTTCAGGATACAATTACCAATTATAGCAGTAATGGTGCAGTAGTTTTTTGCAAAATTGATTTCATGATGGTTTCAATCTATTTATTGAGCAAACGTTATGATCTTTTAGCAAAACATTTTGTAAACATTGGCGACCGTTTTGACTCAGATACGGAAATAGTAGCCTATTTAAAAGTAAGGGTTCAACGTTTTAAATTCAGCCAGTAA
- a CDS encoding serine hydrolase, producing MTKTVKLLSLCFILSTGQLFAQNINRNNFFKDSIDAYINRALTNWRIPGAAVCIVKDGRIILMKGYGVKELGLNNKVDPNTLFMIGSNTKAFTATALAMLEAEHKLSLDDKVTKYIPSFKLNDKLAGDDARIRDLLCHRLGFQTFQGDFTYWTSNLSRQEVIEKMAHVKAVYPFRAKWGYTNAAFLTAGEVITRVTDRSWESFVKDRIFAPLGMGSTLALSKDFPMVINKAAPHTIADGRLIAIPFCQIDNLAPAASMSSSVNDMSKWAMAQLDNGKVGPRQVIAADAISATRQPQDIVGDVHHINGWSSVQLYGLGFFLQDYAGHRMVMHDGAVNGYLSSVTLIPDLRLGIIVLTNNDQNALYDALRWEITDAYLKMPYRDYSDTFLARFKNNNAVEQLKDKKLRDSVALNLRPALSLSAYAGQYFSDLYGNMTIEQGGENNDLQMRFEHHPKMYAHLQSIGNNRFYVTFSDPEFGRAVFPFTVQNGRVTSVRVKVDDEIEYTPYDFKKVK from the coding sequence ATGACAAAAACTGTAAAATTATTATCTCTATGCTTTATATTATCAACAGGACAACTTTTTGCACAAAATATAAATCGTAATAATTTTTTTAAAGACAGTATTGACGCTTATATTAACCGTGCATTAACCAACTGGAGAATACCCGGCGCGGCTGTTTGTATAGTTAAGGACGGAAGGATTATTTTAATGAAGGGCTACGGCGTTAAAGAGCTTGGCCTGAATAACAAAGTGGACCCTAACACTTTGTTTATGATAGGGAGCAATACCAAGGCTTTTACTGCAACAGCTTTAGCCATGTTAGAGGCCGAGCATAAGCTTTCGCTGGATGATAAGGTGACTAAATACATCCCCTCATTTAAGCTGAACGATAAGCTGGCAGGCGACGATGCCCGCATACGCGACTTGCTTTGCCACCGATTGGGTTTCCAAACTTTTCAGGGCGATTTCACTTACTGGACCAGCAACCTGAGCCGCCAGGAGGTAATTGAGAAAATGGCACACGTAAAAGCGGTATATCCCTTCAGGGCGAAATGGGGTTATACCAACGCCGCTTTTTTAACCGCGGGCGAAGTTATTACCCGAGTAACCGATCGATCTTGGGAGTCGTTTGTAAAAGACCGGATTTTTGCCCCCCTGGGGATGGGGAGCACACTGGCACTGAGTAAGGATTTCCCGATGGTGATTAATAAAGCTGCCCCCCATACCATTGCCGACGGCCGCTTGATTGCCATCCCTTTTTGCCAAATTGATAACCTGGCACCGGCAGCCAGCATGAGTTCGTCTGTTAATGATATGAGCAAATGGGCAATGGCACAATTGGATAACGGCAAAGTTGGCCCAAGGCAAGTGATTGCAGCCGACGCCATTAGTGCCACACGGCAGCCACAGGATATTGTAGGCGATGTACACCACATTAACGGATGGAGCAGTGTGCAACTTTACGGGCTGGGTTTCTTTTTACAGGACTATGCCGGCCACCGTATGGTAATGCATGACGGAGCTGTAAATGGATATTTATCGTCGGTAACGCTGATACCCGACCTGCGACTGGGCATTATAGTGCTCACCAATAACGATCAGAATGCGCTTTACGATGCCCTGCGTTGGGAAATTACCGATGCCTACTTAAAAATGCCCTATCGCGATTACAGCGATACCTTTTTAGCGCGCTTTAAGAACAATAACGCGGTAGAGCAATTGAAAGATAAAAAACTGCGCGACTCGGTAGCTCTTAACCTGCGCCCAGCTTTATCCCTCTCAGCATATGCCGGCCAGTATTTTAGCGATCTGTATGGCAACATGACCATTGAGCAAGGCGGCGAAAATAACGATTTGCAAATGCGGTTTGAGCATCATCCTAAAATGTATGCTCACCTACAGTCGATAGGGAATAACCGCTTTTACGTCACCTTCTCCGATCCGGAATTTGGGAGAGCGGTATTTCCGTTTACCGTACAAAATGGCAGGGTAACCAGTGTAAGGGTAAAAGTTGATGACGAAATTGAGTATACCCCTTACGATTTTAAGAAAGTAAAGTAG
- a CDS encoding thioredoxin family protein yields MKLLFISLIAGLFANVTWLGDFNQATTEASKSHKLILINFSGSDWCGPCIRERKEILESDAFVNYASDHLVLVRADFPRQKKNQLSKDQIKLNEALADKYNPDGKFPYTILVDEHGKVLKDWDGFPNESPEQFVAQIAGSANPGN; encoded by the coding sequence ATGAAATTATTATTTATATCCTTGATCGCAGGCTTATTTGCCAATGTTACCTGGCTGGGTGATTTTAACCAGGCTACTACCGAAGCATCCAAATCTCATAAACTTATCCTGATCAACTTTTCGGGCTCAGATTGGTGTGGGCCATGTATAAGAGAGAGAAAAGAAATTTTAGAAAGTGATGCTTTTGTAAATTACGCCTCAGATCACCTGGTATTGGTTCGGGCTGACTTTCCGCGACAGAAGAAAAACCAGTTAAGTAAAGATCAAATTAAACTTAACGAGGCGCTTGCGGATAAATACAACCCTGACGGCAAATTTCCCTATACGATTTTGGTTGATGAGCACGGAAAAGTTTTAAAAGACTGGGACGGTTTCCCCAACGAATCGCCGGAACAATTTGTAGCGCAGATCGCGGGATCTGCTAATCCCGGTAATTAA
- a CDS encoding protein-disulfide reductase DsbD family protein, with protein sequence MKLFKSALFLVPAIFLAFLLIAKPGQAAQGKSKPDTVSTSGIDFTPIPTAADSIAAAKAMAKPPVLTKPVVNSKAKEHKTLWQIFIAGFIGGFAALLMPCIFPMLPLTVSFFTKKGGTKAKAAGQASLYGLSIIVIYVLVGLVITLIFGSDALNALSTNGIFNFFFFLLLIVFGISFLGAFEITLPNSLANKLDQNSDKGGLTGLFFMAATLVVVSFSCTGPIIGTLLVEAASKGERLGPAIGMFGFSLALAIPFTLFALFPSALKSLPKSGGWLNSVKVVLGLLELAFALKFLSNVDLAYHWNWFDREIFLALWIVIFAVMGFYLLGKLKFSHDSDVSYVSVPRTFLAIIVLSFVVYMIPGMWGAPLKSISAFLPPSSTQDFDLYTSAQLNAGNSSSTASTTGFKGVKKYEAVFHRAPSSKLGLEAFYDYDQALQVAKTEGKPVLIDFTGWNCVNCRKMESTIWTNPEVLKLLRNKFIMAELYVDDKTELDKADQFTSTYSGKKITTLGGKWSDFQASKFNTNSQPFYVIVNSNGDVLVTPQGADYDAGNYISFLNSGISQSNNRVK encoded by the coding sequence ATGAAACTATTTAAATCCGCGCTATTTCTTGTGCCTGCAATATTTTTGGCTTTTTTGCTCATTGCTAAACCGGGCCAGGCGGCACAAGGCAAATCAAAACCAGATACCGTATCAACAAGCGGCATTGATTTTACGCCGATACCAACCGCCGCAGATAGTATTGCCGCAGCTAAGGCAATGGCTAAGCCGCCTGTTTTAACCAAGCCGGTAGTAAACTCAAAAGCCAAAGAACATAAAACGCTTTGGCAAATTTTCATAGCTGGCTTTATCGGGGGCTTTGCCGCTTTACTCATGCCCTGTATTTTCCCGATGCTGCCTTTAACCGTCAGTTTTTTTACCAAAAAGGGAGGAACCAAGGCTAAAGCCGCGGGGCAGGCATCCTTGTACGGCCTTTCCATCATTGTAATTTACGTATTGGTGGGATTGGTTATAACCCTGATATTCGGATCCGACGCGTTAAATGCCTTGTCAACAAACGGCATCTTTAATTTCTTTTTCTTTTTATTGTTAATCGTATTTGGTATTTCTTTCCTGGGTGCTTTTGAGATAACATTGCCCAATTCTTTAGCCAACAAATTGGATCAAAATTCAGATAAAGGCGGGCTAACCGGCTTGTTTTTTATGGCCGCCACGCTGGTGGTTGTATCCTTTAGTTGCACAGGCCCAATCATCGGAACATTATTGGTTGAAGCAGCATCAAAAGGCGAGCGTCTTGGGCCGGCAATAGGTATGTTTGGTTTCTCCCTGGCATTGGCCATCCCTTTTACACTATTCGCATTATTCCCATCGGCATTGAAATCATTACCAAAATCGGGCGGCTGGTTAAATAGCGTCAAAGTGGTTTTAGGTTTACTTGAACTGGCCTTTGCCTTAAAGTTTTTATCGAATGTTGACCTGGCCTACCACTGGAACTGGTTTGATCGGGAAATATTCCTGGCACTTTGGATAGTGATATTTGCTGTAATGGGTTTTTACCTGCTTGGCAAGCTCAAATTTTCTCATGATAGTGATGTGTCCTATGTTTCAGTACCACGTACTTTCCTGGCCATCATTGTACTATCGTTTGTGGTTTATATGATCCCGGGAATGTGGGGCGCGCCATTAAAATCAATCAGCGCATTTCTGCCTCCATCATCAACCCAGGATTTTGATCTTTATACTTCGGCCCAGTTAAATGCAGGCAATAGCAGTAGCACGGCATCAACTACAGGTTTTAAAGGAGTAAAAAAATACGAGGCTGTTTTTCACCGCGCACCAAGCAGCAAACTGGGACTGGAAGCTTTTTATGATTATGACCAGGCATTGCAGGTAGCTAAAACAGAAGGCAAACCTGTTTTAATTGACTTTACAGGCTGGAATTGTGTGAACTGCCGCAAAATGGAAAGCACGATATGGACTAACCCTGAAGTGCTTAAGCTATTGAGGAATAAATTTATCATGGCCGAACTTTACGTAGATGACAAAACAGAGCTTGACAAAGCCGACCAATTCACTTCAACCTACAGCGGTAAAAAAATAACTACGCTCGGTGGCAAATGGAGCGATTTCCAGGCATCAAAATTTAATACCAACTCGCAGCCATTTTATGTGATTGTAAACAGTAACGGCGACGTATTGGTTACCCCGCAAGGTGCTGATTATGATGCGGGAAATTATATAAGTTTTTTAAACAGCGGAATTTCACAATCAAATAACCGTGTCAAATAA